From Marinobacterium sp. LSUCC0821, a single genomic window includes:
- the rpsD gene encoding 30S ribosomal protein S4 encodes MARYIGPKCKLSRREGTDLFLKSGVRALDSKCKAETNPGVHGARRGRLSDYGLQLREKQKVRRIYGVLEKQFRGYYKEADRRKGATGVNLLQLLEGRLDNVVYRMGFGSTRAEARQIVSHRSITVNGQVVNIASFQVNAGDVVAVREKAKNQLRIKAALELAAQRAPVEWIEVDSAKMEGTYKSIPERSDLSSEINEQLIVELYSK; translated from the coding sequence ATGGCTCGTTATATTGGACCTAAGTGCAAACTGTCACGTCGCGAAGGCACCGATCTCTTTCTTAAGAGTGGTGTTCGTGCTCTAGACAGTAAGTGCAAGGCTGAGACTAATCCTGGTGTACACGGCGCTCGTCGCGGTCGTCTATCAGATTACGGTCTACAGCTACGTGAAAAACAGAAAGTTCGTCGTATCTACGGAGTGCTAGAGAAGCAGTTCCGTGGTTACTACAAAGAAGCAGACCGTCGCAAGGGTGCAACAGGTGTAAACCTTCTGCAACTTCTTGAAGGCCGTCTAGACAACGTTGTTTACCGCATGGGCTTCGGTTCTACACGTGCAGAAGCACGTCAGATCGTTTCTCACCGTTCTATCACTGTGAACGGTCAGGTAGTAAACATCGCTTCATTCCAAGTGAATGCTGGCGACGTTGTTGCAGTACGTGAAAAAGCTAAGAACCAGCTTCGCATTAAAGCGGCGTTGGAACTTGCTGCACAGCGTGCACCAGTAGAGTGGATCGAAGTTGATTCGGCGAAAATGGAAGGTACTTACAAGTCAATTCCAGAACGCTCTGATCTTTCTTCAGAAATCAACGAACAGTTGATTGTTGAGCTCTACTCTAAGTAA
- the rpsK gene encoding 30S ribosomal protein S11: MAKPSNRTRKKVKKQVVDGLAHIHASFNNTIITITDRQGNALSWATSGGSGFRGSRKSTPFAAQVAAERAGQAALEYGLKNLDVFVKGPGPGRESAVRALNACGYKITNITDVTPIPHNGCRPPKKRRV; this comes from the coding sequence ATGGCTAAGCCGAGTAATCGCACACGTAAAAAAGTTAAAAAGCAGGTAGTTGATGGCCTAGCGCACATCCACGCCTCTTTTAACAACACCATTATTACCATTACCGATCGTCAGGGTAATGCTCTTTCATGGGCTACTTCAGGGGGCTCTGGCTTCCGTGGTTCTCGTAAGAGCACACCGTTCGCTGCACAGGTTGCTGCTGAACGTGCTGGTCAAGCTGCACTTGAGTACGGCTTGAAAAACCTAGACGTGTTTGTGAAGGGCCCTGGTCCTGGTCGCGAGTCTGCAGTGCGTGCACTGAATGCTTGTGGCTACAAAATCACAAACATCACCGATGTGACGCCTATCCCACACAACGGATGTCGTCCACCGAAGAAACGTCGCGTTTAA
- the rpsM gene encoding 30S ribosomal protein S13, whose amino-acid sequence MARIAGVNIPDNKHAVISLTYIFGVGRTTAQQICAAAGIAESVKIGDLSEEVLETVRGEVAKFTVEGDLRREVNMSIKRLMDLGCFRGIRHRRHLPVRGQRSKTNARTRKGPRKPIRK is encoded by the coding sequence ATGGCCCGTATTGCAGGCGTCAATATTCCTGACAACAAGCATGCGGTAATTTCACTTACCTACATCTTTGGGGTCGGCCGCACTACTGCTCAGCAGATCTGTGCCGCTGCTGGCATCGCTGAATCTGTAAAGATCGGTGATCTGTCAGAAGAAGTCCTAGAGACTGTCCGTGGTGAAGTTGCCAAGTTTACTGTCGAAGGTGACCTTCGTCGTGAAGTAAACATGAGTATCAAGCGTCTTATGGATCTTGGTTGTTTCCGTGGTATCCGTCACCGTCGTCATTTGCCGGTGCGCGGTCAGCGTTCTAAAACAAACGCGCGTACCCGTAAGGGCCCACGTAAACCGATCCGTAAGTAA